Proteins from a genomic interval of Streptomyces sp. SID8374:
- a CDS encoding tyrosine-protein phosphatase, giving the protein MTQQVPQVPPTETALTGVRNFRDVGGLPTTDGRRTAFGRLYRSGHLAHATAEDALFLGGLGLHTVFDFRNSADHKLDGYDIELAGVRNVSIPLSDPADGAEFWRLVRDGNIQQLRSILANGKGTERMITMYRSTIVDRTAEHSRVLHALAEDSVPALMHCAAGKDRAGLSIAVSLLAVGVEREAIEADYLKSNDPHRRYKVKRTDMSEVGMSAEVMELLNPLFGAQSSYLEAAFAAIDETWGTTDRYLSEGLNVSPETRERLRERLLDQG; this is encoded by the coding sequence GTGACGCAGCAGGTGCCGCAGGTCCCGCCGACCGAGACCGCACTGACCGGAGTCCGCAACTTCCGCGACGTGGGCGGGCTCCCCACCACGGACGGGCGGCGCACCGCCTTCGGCAGGCTCTACCGCAGCGGCCACCTGGCGCACGCCACCGCCGAGGACGCGCTCTTCCTCGGCGGGCTCGGGCTGCACACCGTCTTCGACTTCCGCAACTCCGCCGACCACAAACTCGACGGGTACGACATCGAGCTGGCCGGTGTCCGCAATGTCAGCATTCCGCTCTCCGACCCGGCCGACGGAGCCGAGTTCTGGCGGCTGGTGCGCGACGGGAACATCCAGCAGCTGCGCTCCATCCTCGCCAACGGCAAGGGCACCGAGCGCATGATCACCATGTACCGGTCGACCATCGTGGACCGCACCGCCGAGCACAGCCGGGTGCTGCACGCGCTGGCGGAGGACAGTGTGCCCGCGCTGATGCACTGCGCGGCGGGCAAGGACCGGGCAGGGCTGTCGATCGCGGTCTCGCTGCTCGCGGTCGGTGTGGAGCGCGAGGCGATCGAGGCGGACTACCTCAAGTCCAACGACCCCCACCGCCGGTACAAGGTGAAGCGCACGGACATGTCCGAGGTCGGGATGTCCGCCGAGGTGATGGAGCTCCTCAACCCGCTCTTCGGGGCGCAGTCCTCCTACCTGGAGGCGGCGTTCGCGGCCATCGACGAGACCTGGGGCACGACGGACCGCTATCTGTCCGAAGGGCTGAACGTCTCCCCCGAGACCCGGGAGCGGCTGCGCGAGCGGCTCCTCGACCAGGGCTGA
- the hpnH gene encoding adenosyl-hopene transferase HpnH — MAMPLRQSIKVATYLFEQKLRKREKFPLIVELEPLFACNLACEGCGKIQHPAGVLKQRMPVAQAVGAVLESGAPMVSIAGGEPLMHPQIDEIVRQLVAKKKYVFLCTNAMLMRKKLDKFTPSPYFAFAVHIDGLRERHDESVAKEGVFDEAVAAMKEAKARGFRVTTNSTFFNTDTPQTIIEVLNYLNDDLKVDEMMISPAYAYEKAPDQEHFLGVDQTRELFKKAFAGGNRARWRLNHSPLFLDFLEGKADFPCTAWAIPNYSLFGWQRPCYLMSDGYVPTYRQLIEETDWEKYGRGKDPRCANCMAHCGYEPTAVLATMGSLKESLRAARETISSNR; from the coding sequence ATGGCCATGCCGCTCCGTCAGTCCATCAAGGTCGCGACGTATCTCTTCGAACAGAAGCTCCGCAAGCGTGAGAAGTTCCCGCTGATCGTCGAACTGGAGCCGTTGTTCGCCTGCAACCTCGCCTGCGAGGGGTGCGGGAAGATCCAGCACCCTGCCGGTGTCCTGAAGCAGCGCATGCCGGTCGCCCAGGCAGTGGGCGCGGTCCTCGAATCCGGTGCCCCCATGGTCTCCATCGCCGGCGGCGAGCCGCTGATGCATCCGCAGATCGACGAGATCGTGCGCCAGCTCGTCGCGAAGAAGAAGTACGTCTTCCTCTGCACCAACGCGATGCTCATGCGCAAGAAGCTGGACAAGTTCACCCCCTCGCCCTACTTCGCCTTCGCCGTGCACATCGACGGACTGCGGGAGCGGCACGACGAGTCGGTCGCCAAGGAGGGCGTCTTCGACGAGGCCGTCGCCGCGATGAAGGAGGCCAAGGCGCGCGGCTTCCGCGTCACCACCAACTCCACCTTCTTCAACACCGACACCCCGCAGACCATCATCGAGGTCCTCAACTACCTCAACGACGACCTCAAGGTCGACGAGATGATGATCTCTCCCGCCTATGCCTACGAGAAGGCGCCCGACCAGGAGCACTTCCTCGGCGTCGACCAGACCCGCGAACTCTTCAAGAAGGCCTTCGCGGGCGGCAACCGGGCCCGCTGGCGGCTCAACCACTCGCCGCTCTTCCTGGACTTCCTGGAAGGCAAGGCGGACTTCCCGTGCACCGCGTGGGCGATCCCCAACTACTCGCTCTTCGGCTGGCAGCGCCCCTGCTACCTGATGAGCGACGGCTACGTACCCACGTACCGTCAGCTCATCGAGGAGACCGACTGGGAGAAGTACGGCCGGGGCAAGGACCCGCGCTGCGCCAACTGCATGGCGCACTGCGGCTACGAACCCACAGCGGTGCTAGCCACCATGGGGTCGCTGAAGGAATCCCTGCGCGCGGCCCGGGAGACCATCAGCAGCAACCGGTGA
- a CDS encoding 1-hydroxy-2-methyl-2-butenyl 4-diphosphate reductase: protein MAGPPQSATPRAPLLVACALGIEQLALRSGKRAGGPVRVLRTGMGPRAAEAAVAAALAPDGVPDAAVIASGFCAGLAPGMHPGDLVVAEETRDADGATPCTGTGLLVAALARAAPGSAVHTGPLTGSDHVVRGPERAALRATGAIAVDMESAATLRTALCHGPRPVAAVRVVVDAPEHELVRIGTVRGGISAFRVLRAVLPAFYEWHRSLLLPRR, encoded by the coding sequence ATGGCCGGCCCACCGCAGTCCGCGACGCCCCGGGCGCCGCTGCTGGTCGCCTGCGCGCTGGGCATCGAGCAGCTGGCCCTGCGCAGCGGCAAGCGGGCCGGGGGCCCGGTGCGGGTCCTGCGGACCGGTATGGGCCCCCGGGCGGCGGAGGCGGCCGTCGCGGCGGCCCTCGCCCCCGATGGCGTACCGGACGCCGCCGTCATCGCCTCCGGCTTCTGCGCCGGCCTCGCCCCCGGGATGCACCCCGGGGACCTGGTCGTCGCCGAGGAGACCCGGGACGCGGACGGCGCCACCCCCTGCACCGGCACCGGGCTGCTGGTCGCCGCCCTGGCCCGGGCCGCCCCCGGCTCAGCCGTCCACACCGGCCCCCTGACCGGCTCCGACCACGTCGTACGCGGCCCCGAGCGGGCCGCGCTGCGGGCCACCGGGGCCATCGCGGTGGACATGGAGTCCGCCGCGACACTGCGTACCGCCCTGTGCCACGGACCGCGCCCGGTTGCGGCCGTCCGGGTGGTCGTGGACGCTCCAGAGCATGAGCTCGTCCGTATCGGCACGGTACGCGGTGGAATATCGGCCTTCCGTGTTCTCCGTGCCGTCCTTCCCGCTTTCTACGAATGGCACCGATCTTTACTGCTCCCCAGGAGGTGA
- a CDS encoding SGNH/GDSL hydrolase family protein, protein MADDSRTQQQNIIGSYAAIGDSFTEGVGDPGPDGTFVGWADRFAVLLADRLPAPDDAATNPDETRHGNFRYANLAVRGRLLDQIVEEQLPRAKELAPDLVSFCAGGNDIIRPGTDPDDLAERFERAVADLTNAVGTVMVTTGFDTRGVPVLRHMRGKIATYNVHLRAIADRYQCPVLDLWSLRSVQDRRAWDADRLHLSPEGHTRVALRAAQVLGHDVPADPDQPWPPQAQRRPFDERRDNIQWAREYLVPWIGRRLRGESSGDHVEAKRPDLLPL, encoded by the coding sequence GTGGCAGACGATTCGAGAACCCAGCAGCAGAACATCATCGGGTCGTACGCGGCGATCGGGGACAGTTTCACCGAGGGCGTCGGCGATCCCGGTCCCGACGGCACCTTCGTCGGCTGGGCGGACCGGTTCGCGGTTCTGCTCGCCGACCGGCTCCCGGCCCCCGACGACGCGGCGACGAACCCGGACGAGACCCGGCACGGCAATTTCCGTTACGCCAATCTCGCCGTACGCGGACGCCTCCTCGACCAGATCGTCGAGGAGCAGCTCCCCCGCGCCAAGGAGCTGGCTCCCGACCTGGTCAGCTTCTGCGCGGGCGGCAACGACATCATCCGGCCCGGCACCGACCCCGACGATCTGGCCGAGCGCTTCGAGCGGGCCGTCGCGGACCTGACCAACGCCGTCGGCACCGTCATGGTCACCACCGGGTTCGACACCCGGGGCGTCCCGGTGCTGCGCCATATGCGCGGCAAGATCGCCACGTACAACGTCCACCTGCGGGCCATCGCCGACCGCTACCAGTGCCCCGTACTCGACCTGTGGTCGCTGCGCTCGGTCCAGGACCGGCGCGCCTGGGACGCCGACCGGCTCCACCTCTCGCCCGAGGGCCACACCCGTGTCGCCCTGCGCGCCGCCCAGGTCCTCGGCCACGACGTGCCCGCCGACCCGGACCAGCCCTGGCCGCCGCAGGCCCAGCGCCGCCCCTTCGACGAGCGGCGCGACAACATCCAGTGGGCCAGGGAGTACCTGGTGCCGTGGATCGGGCGGCGGCTGCGCGGCGAGTCGTCCGGCGACCACGTCGAGGCGAAGCGGCCGGACCTGCTGCCGCTGTAG
- a CDS encoding DUF6126 family protein, with protein MSDSEHYDPLSPRHPKSTKDSQERRMPRGLVIRLFAYLVVGHVIAAFLYLLFMVAGAE; from the coding sequence ATGTCCGATTCCGAGCACTACGACCCGCTGAGCCCGAGGCACCCGAAGTCCACCAAGGACTCGCAGGAGCGCCGGATGCCGCGCGGTCTGGTCATCCGGCTCTTCGCCTACCTGGTGGTCGGCCACGTGATCGCGGCCTTCCTCTACCTGCTCTTCATGGTGGCGGGTGCCGAGTAG
- the shc gene encoding squalene--hopene cyclase: MTATTDGSTGAANLSASPAGHPADTTTAADDVLAAARRAAERSVAHLLGRQDEQGWWKGDLATNVTMDAEDLLLRQFLGIQDPETTRAAALFIRGEQLGDGTWNTFYEGPSDLSATIEAYVALRLAGDRPDEPHMARASAWVREQGGIAAARVFTRIWLALFGWWKWDDLPELPPELMFFPKWVPLNIYDFGCWARQTIVPLTIVSAKRPVRPAPFALDELHTDPAEPSPPRKLAPAASWDGLFQRLDKGLHLYHKVAPRPLRRIAMNVAARWIVERQENDGCWGGIQPPAVYSIIALHLLGYDLDHPVMKAGLASLDRFAVHREDGARMVEACQSPVWDTCLATIALVDGGLRPDHPALVKAADWMLAEEITRPGDWSVRKPELAPGGWAFEFHNDNYPDIDDTAEVVLALRRVRHPDPARLEAAIERGVRWNLGMQSRNGAWGAFDADNTSPFPNRLPFCDFGEVIDPPSADVTGHVVEMLAVEGLGSHPRTRRGIEWLLAEQEACGAWFGRWGVNYVYGTGSVVPALVAAGLPAAHPSIRRAVTWLESVQNDDGGWGEDLRSYQEEKWIGHGESTASQTAWALLALLAAGRRDSRAVARGVTWLTEAQQADGSWDEPYFTGTGFPWDFSINYHLYRQVFPLTALGRYVYGDPFADRTGAAKGA; the protein is encoded by the coding sequence CCGCGAACCTCTCCGCGAGCCCGGCAGGACATCCGGCCGACACGACCACCGCCGCGGACGACGTGCTCGCCGCCGCGCGGCGGGCCGCGGAACGCTCCGTGGCCCACCTCCTCGGCAGACAGGACGAGCAGGGCTGGTGGAAGGGCGACCTGGCCACCAACGTCACGATGGACGCCGAGGACCTGCTCCTGCGCCAGTTCCTCGGCATCCAGGACCCGGAGACCACCCGGGCGGCCGCCCTCTTCATCCGGGGCGAACAGCTCGGTGACGGCACCTGGAACACCTTCTACGAGGGGCCGAGCGACCTCTCCGCCACCATCGAGGCCTATGTGGCCCTGCGGCTGGCGGGGGACCGCCCCGACGAGCCGCACATGGCACGCGCCTCCGCCTGGGTCAGGGAGCAGGGCGGCATCGCGGCCGCCCGGGTCTTCACCCGGATCTGGCTCGCCCTGTTCGGCTGGTGGAAGTGGGACGACCTCCCCGAACTCCCGCCCGAGCTGATGTTCTTCCCGAAGTGGGTCCCGCTCAACATCTACGACTTCGGCTGCTGGGCCCGCCAGACCATCGTCCCCCTCACCATCGTCTCCGCGAAGCGCCCCGTGCGGCCCGCGCCCTTCGCCCTGGACGAGCTGCACACCGACCCCGCCGAGCCCAGTCCGCCCAGGAAGCTTGCTCCGGCGGCCAGTTGGGACGGCCTCTTCCAGCGGCTGGACAAGGGACTTCACCTCTACCACAAGGTCGCCCCGCGCCCGCTGCGCCGGATCGCGATGAACGTGGCCGCCCGGTGGATCGTCGAACGCCAGGAGAACGACGGCTGCTGGGGCGGCATCCAGCCCCCGGCCGTCTACTCCATCATCGCCCTGCACCTGCTCGGCTACGACCTCGACCACCCGGTGATGAAGGCGGGCCTGGCCTCGCTGGACCGGTTCGCCGTCCACCGCGAGGACGGCGCCCGGATGGTCGAGGCCTGCCAGTCGCCCGTCTGGGACACCTGCCTGGCCACCATCGCCCTGGTCGACGGCGGACTCAGACCCGACCACCCCGCGCTGGTGAAGGCCGCCGACTGGATGCTGGCCGAGGAGATCACCCGGCCCGGCGACTGGTCCGTACGCAAACCCGAACTGGCCCCGGGCGGCTGGGCGTTCGAGTTCCACAACGACAACTACCCGGACATCGACGACACCGCCGAAGTCGTCCTGGCGCTGCGCCGGGTACGCCACCCCGACCCCGCCCGGCTGGAAGCCGCCATCGAACGCGGGGTGCGCTGGAACCTCGGGATGCAGTCCCGCAACGGCGCCTGGGGCGCGTTCGACGCCGACAACACCAGCCCCTTCCCCAACCGCCTGCCGTTCTGCGACTTCGGCGAGGTCATCGACCCGCCCTCGGCCGATGTCACCGGCCATGTCGTGGAGATGCTCGCCGTCGAAGGGCTCGGCAGCCACCCCCGTACCCGACGGGGCATCGAGTGGCTGCTCGCCGAACAGGAGGCGTGCGGCGCCTGGTTCGGCCGCTGGGGCGTCAACTACGTGTACGGGACGGGGTCGGTGGTGCCCGCGCTGGTCGCCGCCGGACTGCCCGCCGCGCACCCCTCGATCCGCCGGGCGGTGACCTGGCTGGAGTCCGTGCAGAACGACGACGGCGGCTGGGGCGAGGACCTGCGCTCGTACCAGGAGGAGAAGTGGATCGGGCACGGCGAGTCCACCGCCTCCCAGACCGCCTGGGCCCTGCTCGCCCTGCTCGCCGCGGGCCGCCGCGACAGCCGGGCCGTCGCCCGCGGGGTCACCTGGCTGACCGAGGCCCAGCAGGCCGACGGCTCCTGGGACGAGCCGTACTTCACCGGCACCGGCTTCCCCTGGGACTTCTCGATCAACTACCACCTCTACCGCCAGGTCTTCCCCCTCACGGCACTCGGGCGCTACGTGTACGGCGACCCGTTCGCCGACCGTACGGGCGCCGCCAAGGGGGCCTGA
- a CDS encoding aspartate aminotransferase family protein, translating to MTDGGPKGFDLGRLLAERGAERYELHARHLNHQLPRMLHTIGFDKVYERAEGAYFWDAEGNDYLDMLAGFGVMGIGRHHPVVRQALHDVLDAQLADLTRFDCQPLPGLLAEKLLGHSPHLDRVFFGNSGTEAVETALKFARYATGKPRVLYCAHAFHGLTTGSLSVNGESGFRDGFAPLLPDTPIALGDLDALRRELKRGDVAALVVEPIQGKGVHAAPPGFLREAQELLHRHKALLIADEVQTGLGRTGDFYAYQHEDGVEPDLVCVAKALSGGYVPVGATLGKEWIFRKVYSSMDRVLVHSASFGSNAQAMAAGLAVLSVMEDEETVANARRTGDLLRERLSALVDRYELLHEVRGRGLMIGIEFGRPVSLKLRSRWTMLQAARKGLFAQMVVVPLLQKHRILTQVSGDHLEVIKLIPPLIIGEAEVDRFVAAFTEVMDDAHSGGGLMWDFGRTLVKQAVANR from the coding sequence ATGACGGACGGCGGGCCCAAGGGCTTCGACCTGGGACGGCTCCTGGCGGAGCGCGGGGCCGAGCGGTACGAGCTGCACGCGCGCCACCTCAACCACCAGCTGCCGCGCATGCTGCACACCATCGGCTTCGACAAGGTCTACGAGCGGGCCGAGGGCGCGTACTTCTGGGACGCGGAGGGCAACGACTACCTCGACATGCTCGCCGGGTTCGGTGTGATGGGCATCGGCCGGCACCACCCGGTCGTCCGCCAGGCCCTGCACGACGTCCTCGACGCCCAGCTCGCCGACCTCACCCGCTTCGACTGCCAGCCGCTGCCCGGCCTCCTCGCCGAGAAGCTGCTCGGCCACAGCCCGCACCTGGACCGCGTCTTCTTCGGGAACAGCGGTACGGAGGCGGTCGAGACGGCGCTGAAGTTCGCCCGGTACGCCACCGGCAAGCCCCGCGTCCTCTACTGCGCCCACGCCTTCCACGGGCTGACCACCGGCTCCCTCTCCGTCAACGGCGAGAGCGGCTTCCGCGACGGCTTCGCCCCGCTGCTGCCCGACACCCCGATCGCCCTTGGCGACCTGGACGCGCTCCGCCGGGAGCTGAAGCGCGGCGACGTCGCGGCCCTCGTCGTGGAGCCGATCCAGGGCAAGGGCGTGCACGCCGCGCCGCCCGGCTTCCTGCGCGAGGCACAGGAGCTGCTGCACCGGCACAAGGCGCTCCTGATCGCCGACGAGGTGCAGACGGGGCTCGGCAGGACCGGCGACTTCTACGCGTACCAGCACGAGGACGGCGTCGAACCCGATCTCGTCTGCGTGGCCAAGGCCCTCTCCGGCGGCTATGTGCCGGTCGGCGCGACGCTCGGCAAGGAGTGGATCTTCCGCAAGGTCTACTCCTCGATGGACCGGGTCCTCGTCCACTCCGCCAGCTTCGGCTCCAACGCCCAGGCCATGGCGGCGGGGCTGGCGGTGCTCTCCGTCATGGAGGACGAGGAGACCGTCGCCAATGCCCGGCGCACCGGTGATCTGCTGCGGGAACGCCTGTCGGCCCTGGTGGACCGCTACGAGCTGCTGCACGAGGTGCGCGGGCGCGGGCTGATGATCGGCATCGAGTTCGGCCGCCCCGTCTCGCTGAAGCTCCGCAGCCGCTGGACCATGCTCCAGGCGGCCCGCAAGGGACTCTTCGCCCAGATGGTCGTGGTGCCCCTGCTCCAGAAGCACCGCATCCTCACCCAGGTCTCCGGCGACCACCTGGAAGTGATCAAGCTGATCCCGCCGCTGATCATCGGGGAGGCGGAGGTGGACCGCTTCGTGGCGGCGTTCACGGAGGTCATGGACGACGCGCACAGCGGCGGCGGGCTGATGTGGGACTTCGGCCGGACCCTGGTCAAGCAGGCCGTGGCCAACCGCTGA
- a CDS encoding XRE family transcriptional regulator: MNPPDEGAADELPGVAPRLRDLRRGRGLTLETAAQRAGLSPAHLSRLETGRRQPSLPMLLGLARIYGTTVSELLGEKPPERESIIRGGAFEGAEADGWMYRRAGGSGRAMQALRVRVPYGAQGDLVRVHPGEEWLYVLGGRLRVALGETVHDLDPGDSAHFDSLTPHRIAALDRGGAELLFVHSLLQSPSAELCLGNALHAR; encoded by the coding sequence ATGAACCCTCCGGACGAAGGGGCGGCCGACGAGCTCCCCGGCGTCGCACCCCGCCTGCGCGACCTGCGCCGCGGCCGCGGCCTCACCCTGGAGACCGCCGCCCAGCGGGCCGGACTCTCCCCGGCCCACCTCTCCCGGCTGGAGACCGGCCGCCGACAGCCCTCGCTGCCGATGCTGCTGGGCCTGGCCCGCATCTACGGTACGACGGTCTCCGAGCTCCTCGGTGAGAAGCCGCCCGAGCGGGAGTCGATCATCCGGGGCGGCGCCTTCGAGGGCGCCGAGGCCGACGGCTGGATGTACCGCAGGGCGGGCGGTTCCGGCCGCGCCATGCAGGCGCTGCGGGTCAGGGTCCCCTACGGCGCCCAGGGCGATCTGGTCCGCGTGCACCCCGGTGAGGAGTGGCTGTACGTCCTCGGCGGGCGGCTGCGGGTCGCGCTGGGGGAGACCGTGCACGATCTGGACCCGGGCGACAGCGCCCACTTCGACTCGCTCACCCCGCACCGGATCGCGGCCCTGGACCGGGGCGGGGCGGAGCTGCTCTTCGTCCACTCCCTGCTCCAGAGCCCCTCGGCCGAGCTCTGCCTCGGCAACGCGCTCCACGCGCGCTGA
- a CDS encoding LysM peptidoglycan-binding domain-containing M23 family metallopeptidase gives MPAKGKHRRPKSGPIHRGVLAAGTGGAVLALPLMGATGAHAAEKAAPAVKPAAAQSAQQQAAPQTAPATAKKAAPKTYSVVSGDYLAKIAAEHQVKGGWQKLYQDNRSTVGGNPSLIFPGMKLTLGAKASGSAAPSEAKKSAPAPKAAAPKAAPKKAEPAPKGDTLSADESDAAAQTGTSAQTGSSQSTGSGWTAPLDNPNVTTQYRASGSSWSSGYHTGSDFQAASGTPVKAIGPGTVVSAGWSGSYGNEVVIKHEDGMYSQYAHQSSLSVSAGQTVTAGQQIGLSGSTGNSTGPHLHFEVRTGPSYGSDVDPVAYLRQHGVSL, from the coding sequence ATGCCCGCAAAGGGTAAGCACCGCCGTCCCAAGTCCGGCCCGATCCACCGCGGCGTCCTCGCCGCGGGCACCGGCGGCGCCGTACTCGCCCTCCCGCTGATGGGTGCCACCGGCGCCCACGCCGCGGAGAAGGCGGCCCCCGCCGTCAAGCCCGCCGCCGCGCAGAGCGCGCAGCAGCAGGCCGCACCGCAGACCGCGCCCGCCACGGCGAAGAAGGCCGCCCCGAAGACGTACTCCGTCGTCTCCGGCGACTACCTCGCCAAGATCGCGGCCGAGCACCAGGTCAAGGGCGGCTGGCAGAAGCTGTACCAGGACAACCGCTCCACCGTCGGCGGGAACCCCAGCCTGATCTTCCCGGGCATGAAGCTGACCCTCGGCGCCAAGGCGTCCGGCTCCGCCGCGCCTTCCGAGGCCAAGAAGTCCGCCCCGGCGCCCAAGGCGGCCGCCCCGAAGGCCGCGCCGAAGAAGGCCGAGCCGGCCCCGAAGGGCGACACCCTCTCGGCCGACGAGTCCGACGCCGCCGCGCAGACCGGCACCTCCGCGCAGACCGGCTCTTCGCAGTCCACCGGCTCCGGCTGGACCGCCCCGCTGGACAACCCCAACGTCACCACCCAGTACCGCGCTTCCGGCTCCAGCTGGTCCAGCGGCTACCACACCGGCTCCGACTTCCAGGCCGCCTCCGGCACCCCCGTCAAGGCCATCGGCCCGGGCACCGTGGTCTCGGCCGGCTGGAGCGGTTCGTACGGCAACGAGGTCGTCATCAAGCACGAGGACGGCATGTACTCCCAGTACGCCCACCAGTCCTCACTGAGCGTCTCCGCCGGCCAGACCGTCACCGCCGGCCAGCAGATCGGCCTCTCCGGCTCCACCGGCAACTCCACCGGCCCGCACCTCCACTTCGAGGTCCGCACCGGCCCGAGCTACGGCTCGGACGTCGACCCGGTCGCCTACCTGCGGCAGCACGGCGTCTCCCTCTGA
- a CDS encoding STM4011 family radical SAM protein: protein MDLTILYRGPLASCDYDCPYCPFAKRRDSRAQLTADREALERFTAWAAAQTGDRLSVLFTPWGEGLVRSWYRRALTELSHLPHIGRVAIQTNLSGRTAWLADADPERVALWCTYHPGQTPYERFLGKCQELSARGIRYSVGVVGFDEHLDEARRLRAALPSEVYLWVNAAEGHTYTDEEAERWTELDPLFPYSRHPHTSAGLPCRTGESVISVDGDGTVRRCHFVKAELGNLYDGSYRAALGPRACPLAVCDCHIGYVHLETLPLYDVFAGGVLERIPAGFGAGTPPTGPIPRGPSRRALPLLEP from the coding sequence ATGGACCTGACCATCCTCTACCGGGGCCCGCTGGCCTCGTGCGACTACGACTGTCCGTACTGCCCGTTCGCCAAACGGCGTGACAGCAGGGCCCAGTTGACGGCGGACCGGGAGGCGCTGGAGCGGTTCACCGCGTGGGCGGCGGCGCAGACCGGTGACCGGCTCTCGGTGCTGTTCACGCCGTGGGGCGAGGGCCTGGTGCGCTCCTGGTACCGGCGCGCGCTGACCGAGCTCTCCCATCTGCCGCACATCGGCCGGGTCGCCATCCAGACGAACCTCAGCGGCCGCACCGCATGGCTGGCGGACGCCGATCCGGAGCGGGTCGCGCTCTGGTGCACGTACCACCCGGGGCAGACACCGTACGAGCGGTTCCTCGGGAAGTGCCAGGAGCTGTCCGCCCGGGGCATCCGCTACAGCGTGGGCGTGGTGGGGTTCGACGAGCACCTCGACGAGGCGCGGCGGCTGCGCGCCGCGCTGCCCTCCGAGGTCTACCTCTGGGTGAACGCCGCCGAGGGCCATACGTACACCGACGAGGAGGCCGAGCGGTGGACGGAGCTGGACCCGCTCTTCCCCTACAGCAGACATCCGCACACCTCGGCGGGGCTGCCCTGCCGGACGGGTGAGTCGGTGATCTCGGTGGACGGTGACGGCACGGTGCGCCGCTGCCACTTCGTCAAGGCGGAGCTGGGCAACCTCTACGACGGCAGCTACCGCGCGGCGCTCGGCCCCCGGGCTTGCCCGCTCGCCGTGTGCGACTGCCACATCGGCTATGTGCACCTGGAGACGCTGCCGCTGTACGACGTGTTCGCGGGCGGTGTCCTGGAGCGGATACCCGCCGGGTTCGGCGCGGGCACGCCGCCGACCGGGCCCATCCCCAGGGGCCCGTCCCGGCGTGCGCTTCCGCTGCTGGAGCCCTGA